The genomic interval TTCAGAGAAGATAGCTTCTAGCAAGGAGATAATGTTTGCATGTCGACACCCAGCCAGGATATCGATCTCGGTGATGTAATCCTCCAACTGTTCCTCACTACGAACCTCAATCACTTTAGCTGCTGCGTACAGTCCAGTAATGCTGTTCTgagcctaacacacacacacacacacacacacacacacacacacacacgcacgcacggacatacatgcacacaaacaccaatttACAGCATTCCTTGTCTCTAGAGAAAGATTAGTTAGTGCATTATGTGTTTCATGCACACAGAATAATAAACTCAGTCCTCAGTTACTCTCCCACTAAAATATGTTGGATGTTGGCAAATTATCACAACATTAACATCTACAGTCCTGATACCATGGAAACAAGCAGTATGCACACAGTATAGTGCTGAGAGCATGCTGCTGGAGGTGTAGATGCTGGTTAAagtgtagatgtagatgtaggTACTGGTGAAGATGTAGGTATAGATAGGTGTAGGTGTTGGTCTAGGGTGTAGGTGTTGGTATAGGTGAAGATGTAGGTGTACGTGTTGGTCTAGGGTGTAATTGTAGGTGTagatgtgggtgtatgtgttgGTCTAGGGTGTAGGTGTAGATGTAGGTGTAGGTTTTGGTCTAGGGTGTAGATGTATGTGTAGGTGAAGATATAGGTGTAggtgtagatgtagatgtagatgtaggTGCTGGTCTAGAGTCTAgggtgtaggtgtatgtgtagGTATAGATGCTGGTGTAGGTATAGATGTTGGTGTAGATGCTGGTGAaggtgtaggtgatggtgtagATGTAGAGGTAGATGTAGGTGTGTTTGTAGGTGCAGGTGTTGGTCTAGGCTGTAGGTGTAGATGTAGTTGTAGATGtaggtgtaggtgatggtgtaggtgaagatgtagatgtagatgtataTAGGTATAGGTGTATGTAGGTCTAGGTgaaggtgtaggtgtaggtatatgtatgtgtagCTGAAGGTGTAGGTTCTGGTCTAGGGTGTAGATGTAGAtataggtgtaggtgtaggtgtaggtataggtgtaggtgtaggtataGCCCTCCTGATCCACCAGTACTCATGTTCTGGTCACTCTACTGCTCTCTCTATTCTCACACACCAGCTTTACTCTTCAGAAGTGCCTTTGTTCCTCTCGTTCCCTGCTGTGAGGAGTCACCTGTGATGCTTAGAAGGAAACTCAGTGCAGTGCAGGAGGTGAAACTGCTGGTGTGTGATCCTCTATCCTCACGCACACTGAAGGTGAAGATGTTTTTAcgaaggacaaaaaaaaaaactgtaacaGGAAACTGTCTTTCATGTTTAGTTATTCAGGAAGTAGACTAAACCACTGTACAGCCGTGAACCCCAAAACTGTGTCACCTAGGAAACCCagaaataaaaatcaaacaGAGGATGTGAAGATAAGGACTGCTCATCCTTCTTTCCAGGTGTCTGTGATCAAGCTTCAGTTCCTTGACTGTACAGAAGAAGTAGAAATAATCTTTGTGTTTTGGAACACAAGGGGCGTACTAGCGCCAGTTCAAGTCTACACCTAGATCCCAGAGCGTGGTTAGAACCCTGGGCTGAATGGTGATATCAGTATATTAGCAATATCAGCACCAGACTTGCTGGTATTGCTACTATCTTGCTCCAGTATACCCCAGGATAGTGTTGTGAACCAGACGTTTTCATCCCAGTCCGTATTGGGACTACCCCAGACCCAGCACCTGAACCAGGTAACCGGGATCCGTAGCACCTGGTTCAGGTGAGCTGAGGGCAAGGGCAGGAGTGTCATCTGGAGTGGAGTGAGAAACTTGGTTCCAGAACATCTTAGCCCAAACCAATGGTGTACCATGCAGAGGGTTTCCAAGAGCCACATCAGAAATTTGAATGTGACTTAAACATGAAAGGTTACTTCAGCAAACCAGACATCTGATCATTGCACAATTACCTTTCCCTTTCCCCCTGATCAAAACTTTTACTGCAGATCCTTTGGGATGCATTTTAGTCAGCTTCACAAATCTGGATCTCTAACTGTTTGCCCATTCTTCATAACAGAATTGCACAGATTCTGTCAGATTGGCTGGAAAACATTGGttgcactctcaaccatttcactacgagttatagtgtatgactatgtatgtggcaaataaaccaaacttgaaacttgaaacatattCTAAACGGGACTGAGGTCTGAACTTTCACTCGGTTGCTCTTGTGAAGCTCTTTGGTAGTGTACTTAGGGCCATCGTCTTGTTCGGAGGTGAACCGCGTTCCAGTCTCAGGTCTCTGGCAGACTGGATCAGGTTTCCATTGAGGAGTTTGCTGTATTTGGTTCCATCCATTTTGACAAGTTTCAgctcctccttccttctcccaGGCATGTGGCATACTCCAAGTGGGACACTCCGTGTCCGGGGAATAGATGTCCAGCTCTGTGGCATGTCCGGGGAATAGTTGTCCTGTGCAGAGCTTTTTCCATCTCAGCTGGCAGGTCTCTCCAGTGCCTTCagagtgacctttgacctctcagTTGCTTTTTTGATGGTTGCCCTCTTTAATCCGACACTGATATTTGATGGATGGTCTTGTCTAAGCAGAGACATAGCTGGGACATATTTTATTCCTCCATTTCTTAATAATGGTTTTGATGGTTCTATTTTTTATATCCGTATTCTGATCAATACTTTTCATCAATTTTGTCCAGGACTTGTTTTGATATCTACATTGCCTGTAGATCCTGTAAACCAGGATATTTGTATGGCTTTGCTCTCAAACTTTAGATTTCCAGGACAAGCTGTATTGATAATGAGATTGTATGGTGTAGGCAGGTGATTAGGTTATTTCTCATAGGCACTTGGTTGCTCCGGAActaatttaatcattttcataGCAATGGggtgtgaatacttatgtaatcacaatttttgtttttttaatttgtgaatAATTTTGCAAACTATATTGACTTTCCTCACACTTCAGTATTAAGGACTAATTAGTgaagatttattatttattacaattccAGATTGTAATACAACACAATTTGAAAAAGGGTGGGTGAATATAACAGCTGGGGTACCTGCCCCCGCCCCaaagccccaccccaccccccggaATATTTGGTGTTTCCAGCATTCCTACCTTATACACCTTTCCGAAGGCCCCATCTCCGAGCTCTCCGAGTGTCTCCCAGCTGTGCCGAGGATCCACGTCCCTGCGCAGGTTCTCATAATGCCGAACTTGCTTCTTCTCCACACCCAGACGGAATATGCGCATCAGGAGGGTCGCCATGGTGACACCCCTTCCACCCCCTATCTCTCCACAGACCCAGACTCACCCGGCACAGACACGCGACGTCGCCAAGCCCCGGTTCCCCGTCGCCCCGGTTCCCTACACAGACTCCTGTTGTTCTGGGCAGCTGGAAGGAACTGCACCGAGACAAACACAAGCAGTCTGAGTGAGAATGGAAAACATAAAAGATGTGTGTGCTGCTGACGTTcacgctcccacacacacctcgcTGCGTGGCAGGAAGCTGCAGCACAAACCACATCCTTCGCAACACAAAGACCGCTTCTGAGATGTAGCATGCAACAGTGCAGACCCCGTCTCCTCCGCTATAAGCACATCATGGCCCAGTGCTCCGCCTCCAACATCGCAGAGTCAGGTTCagatgactttagtgtgtgCAGGCACTAAAGTCTTTAAGGAAGATGCCTTTAGATTCTCAATGTGATCAGCACATTCATTTTTGCTGAGTTGTGTGGGagaacattttccatttcaCCCTTCACCCAACCAGCAGTCACCTTGGTCTCAAAATAACCCCCATTTTATCTTTAGCATTTTAACTCACCAATTGAGCCACTAGATGTCACTAAAGGTCCCAATTTGGAACAAATTACTCATCCGACACACCAATTAGCAGGACGTTAAACACAGGCCTAAGGTTCTGTGAGACACAGTGTCCCCAGCTGGGCATGGGGAGTGTTTAGTGTTCATGTCCCCACCCCCAAGGCCTGGAAGCCTGACGCAGCTGAGAAGTGAATCTCCTGCAGTCTCCCAGATGCGTGGTCCTCTCTACAGATGTCAGGCCAGCATCATCCAACATTGTGTGTGCAAAGATGTGGTTCCAGTCAGCTTTCAGAGGCCCCAGCAGGGACCACTGACCCCttggggttttgttttccatCCTTTCAAAGATGGAGCCCTGTGCAAAACTGTATGGAAGTGTTCCAGTTTcagttccattttatttttgtagagacaaaggaaaacacaaacacacaacacaatgagCCTCAATTCCACTGTTAAATGCAGCGAATTTATTTCCACAAATGTTTCTGTACTTTACACATACAgattaaacataaaacacaaacacgtgAAGTTTAATGAGTTCTGCGCATTTTATATAAACCAGGAACCCATTtggaggtggtgtgtggggggctaaattacaaacaatatatttttaaataatccacCACAAATATCAGGTTTTtgactttaaataaaacatggctTGTGTACAAATTCATGAAAGCCTGAAAGAGGAGATGATGTGCTGTATTAACGCAGTCTCACTTGCCCTGGTTTTAACAACACATGTGCAGTACCTGGGCAGAGGTGAGGTGTCTACGTCACTGTAAAACATCCCAGTtatgtttcctctctctcagaggtACGAGACGCTCAGATCCCGCAGCACTGACTCCACAGCTGCCGGAGACGTCCCACTGTGTTCGCCTATACACGAGCCGCATAGCCCTGACTGGACGATTAAAGACCCACTGGAGGGACGTCATAGAGGTTTGTCTGCCAACCTCAGGATGACCTTTTAGGGTCATGCATAGGTACCAGGGGGCACAGTTCACATACACCTCCTAGAGTTCCTGCAGTGCTTTTAATGAAAGCCCATTACTGAAAGCCAAGTTAAATGGCTGACCAATAGAAATCTGACGTGTCCGTTGCATACATTGTACTTTTCAATTTTCCCCagtaagacagagaaaacattgtttttaaaagtccCTAAAGACCCAATGGAGATTATAGAGGTTAATTATCCTCTCTAAGGAAACGCAGTTAGTCCTATAGTGCTGAACGCTGGAGTCCAAGTCACATCTGCACAAGTGTGGATGTGTACAAGAGATCTGAGGACACGTCCATCATGTGTACCTCAGTGAACTTGGCCGTGTTTCCTATACAGTGCGATCATCATTAAATGGTACATGATGTCTGTAGAGACATTGTCAAACCTTAGGAAAGGGGCTTGATTCCTGATTAGGGCGTCAATGTCCAGTTACAGGACATTCATTACAGCTGAAACGTAAACCCAGGCAGGATGTCCAAGAGCCAAACGGGGCAGCCATTACGGATCATCACAGACCAAAAGACCACAGATTTTAAGATCACAGGCTGATGGTTCACTGTACAGTATCAACTAcaagtaaatgtaattttctttgtgGCATGTATGAGTCAGTTTCTACATAGACCAATTCATCTAGTGAAGGATTTGACATCACAGGCCTTCAACAGTACCTAAATGCCACCTGCCTGCAAAACAAGAACTACAACAGCACCTTCAGGTATGAGATATGACAGACGAGATTCTTCTCCTGGTGGCACTGCTGAACGTCCATAGCCGCAGAACATCACCTGACTGATAAAAATAGCCGatattttacagtttatttacagatttacatGAGATAATGCACGCAAAAGGGATTATTTTATAAACCTGCATCTTGAGTGTCACGTGGTACATGTTCTTGAGTTAATGCAGAGTTTTCCGTAGGTGAGGACGGTTCTGGGTAAAGCTAGTCACCCGGCAAACGCTCACGGAAGTGAGGAGCTTCACTCAACCAGCCCAACACCATTTCACACTGGTTCTGGTCAGAACCCTGGTGGTGTTGTGGCTGTGAGCGTGTGGGTCAGAACCCTCGTGTGGAGATGCAGGAGGAGGAAACGGGGGAAATCCCAGGGTGTGTGACAGCAGAAAAACGTAAGAGCGACACGGGCAAACACTCCTCTGCCTCCAGATCAGCATTTCTCTGGCAGCAGGAACACTGGGTGAAAGCGTGAAAGGACTCTTCCTCTCATCCTGCGTGACGAGGTGGTAGAGAAAGGGGCGTGTCCTCTCAAAGTCCATTGGCACTACTCATCTTGGATTTCTGAGCCATCTCTGCACCTTTAGCCTGTCAGGAAACAACACAAGGGTGAGATTGCCACTcccaccagcagggggagccctAACAGCAGTGACATATGTATTACACAGGACTCCTCCCTCTCACAGTGGTAGCAAACAAGTTTGTACAGTGAAATGAGATCAAAGAAATTTAATTAAGACTTGAGGTAAGATTAAGGTAGTAAACCAAAACTAatctgctacacacacagacacacacacacttacatgtaGTAACTGAGCCTCTGATGATGGCATGTTCAGACCTTGGGGTTTCTCCACCAGCTCTTCTCCCTAAAGACCAGTCACAGTGTTAGCCAATCACACACTAATGACACCAACATGTTCAGCTCGAGTAATAAAAGCCACAGTAGATTCAGCTGAAATGGTGTTTATTCCACATGACAGCAGCCATGAGGATTTTGGGAGCTGTAGTTTGTTTGTCTTACCTTCCTGTCCTTGATCACAGGGGCGGAGTCAACCATCACCTCCATGGAGGAGGACAGGGGCTTCTCTGAACCTGAGACTTCATTCTCAGGAGCAGACACTATGGATTTCTGCCCCCCCCACAAACAGTAAACAGTCCCCATTTAGCAGAACTCTAAGATAGTTTATCACTGATCTATATGTAAGAGAATGCAAGTGCACATTTTCATGCTGCATGCAAGCGTCAAAGGTCAGAGCCAGTAAACACAGTGGCAAGTTCTCAGCCTTTACATTGTGATAAGGAAATTAAGTCAGTACTGCCCTGGAGAGAGTGAAGAGCTTGGAACCGACAGGGAACAATAAATGCTGATAActctatggtgtgtgtgtgtgtgtgtgtgtgtgtgtgtgtgtgtgtgtgtgtgtgtgtgtgtgtgtgtgtgtgtgtatacctccaTCTTAGGCAGTGGGGGAATTACAGGAGCCTTGGGATTAAGGTCGGTCAGGTACATTGCCCgagacagcagcagaagagATGGAGGAATGTTCTCATTCAGGTGCAGATCCAACCACTGCAACACCCAAATCATACAGAAGTCAAACACTAAAGACTATAGGCACCGCCCCCAGgacacagtctctctcctgagCTACAGTAAGAAGCACACAGTTCTGTCCTCACAGGTCAGCCCACTACACAGTGACACGACACTCCAACTGCAATCCATCAATACACAGTTACAACAGAGTTACAATGCTGTAATCCTGAAGATAACTCCAACTAAGTCTAAATCTGAACTAACGCCACAAACTTTAAAATGTGGGTGgaggaccagggtgagggtgagggtggtgTACCTGCTGGAGCTGTTCACGGAGCTGATCAGTGGTCAGCCCCAGAGAGCGCATCCCACGACTCCTACAGGCGGCCTGGAGCTCCACCGCATTCATCACAGCTACTCCCTCCTTAACAATCATCTACGGGGAACGGTCAGGCAGGAGACCGGCAGAGACGTGAGATTTTATAACTGAGACAATTACTAAACAAAACTTAAGCATATCTGACAAACATGGGACTCTATTACATCTACATTTGAGTCGTTAGACCAAACCTGGAATGATGTTTTAACCAGTGTTCCCAATTTAACTCTGTTTTAATCACTCTACCTCATCATCAGCCTTGATGGTGCGCAGCTGCAGAAGTAGCTGGAAGCGGAGCAGGTTATTGGTGCCGATGGGCTGAAGCTCCAGAAGCTTACACAGCGCCACCAGCTGGGGGCGCTCCAGATGCTCCAGGGTCAGCTCATCCTCAAACAGCTTGGAGAACCTCACAATGTCCTTGGTACTGGGCTGCTCACCCGTATGTCTTACCTGCAGGGCATCAGACACATGCTGGTCAGATGTTTGCTTCCTACCAGCAGATAATAACCAATAACCTGCTCCAGGCAGGGCGTGGCCAGGCCTCTCACCTGCTGCACGTAAGTGGAGAACTTCTGCGTCTCATCCCCAGTGGCGGCGGCCTTATTCCGGCGGGCCATCTCTGCGATGGTCTCCTGCAGGAACTTGGCCAGTTCCAGTTTAGCTGCAAGACCttttttctgcttctcctcctgCAGGTAGATTAAAGACACCATGAAGTCAAACTCGGTTTCCATCAGGGCCATGCCAGAGACTCACCTCCCCCCACACTAAACACAATAAACAGTGTTGTCCCAATATAACGCAGAATTGCCTGAAGTAACCCTGATGTTATTCACCATGCTTTAACCAACATCTAGTGTAATTACACCTTAACTACGCCAAGACACACCAGCTAGCGGAGGGCAGGAAGGAGCACATGCCTTTTTGGACTCCGTCTCAAACGTGGAAGGCAGCATTTCAGGGAAGAGTTTGAGGAAGACAGGAAGCAGGAACTCCATGAATGGAACGATGATGAAGACCATGAAGGGAAGGAGGCGGAACAGATCTGCGCAGGTCCTCATCAGCTGCAGGGAACGACGACAACAGCAGCCCTGTGTTAGCTACTGGCTTTAGCAGAGTGTGCAGGGTTCACCAGGGATAATCCCCAGGGTTTAGTTCAACTGCCCCAGCTATTTAAACTGATTTCTACTGTTACCCTGTACAGCAGAGTATTATAGGTAATCCTTCAGTTATCTCCACAGAGAACATATGAAGATTACCCATGCAGTGAATGTCACTGGTGGCCAAAGGAGAATCTGTCCCTATGCAGGCAGACAAGGCTGGCTGACACTGTCAGTATCTAGTCCAGGGTTCTTATACACTACAcaagtgtttagtgtttttgctgttctgaAACACAGCTGGTTCAGATGAGGACGAGTGTAAGAGGAGCTCATGAGTGAgaagaacaggaaaacacaccAGTCACCAGACAGCTTCAGCCTACAAAGGACAGACTACAATAGAATCCTGCTGTAGTCTCCCTTTCCCcacttctccctccctccctccctccctccctctcacaaacacacacacagacacatcacataccctcctcctctctctgcgcGTGAGCTGTTGTCCATGCAGGAGCCTCCACACCATCCTGCCTGCGATCTTCGTGTCGATCCCCAGCAGACGGAAGCCATGGTAATAGTGCTTCAGTTCATCCAGCACTCTCTGGCCCAGGGACCTGCGTGCCACCGCTGTGCTGCCCATCGAGGACGGCTGGGACCCGGTGCCCCGCTGCGCTGGCTCTGCACTCGCTGGACAGTCCTTTGTCTCCTGCAGCCAAGCCCAGGAGCTGTGAAGCGTccgcacagaaacacagacatgctgcTGCACATAGGGGGCACTGCAGCAGTCCAGGAGCAAGGGCCCAGAGAATGAAAGCACGGTGCGGCCAACCAGCGCAGAGTGGTAACGGGTACAGGCGGAGGACGGGAGAGGACTGTGATGTTTGTAGAGCAAACAGGATCCCCTGATTACAATTACAAAGGTGGGAATTTATAGGGTTATCATTAcagtctgaaaaaaaacatacttatCAATAACTAACCAAATATATTGATctggaaaaaagcaaataattatAAATCTCACCTAGATCTTGCCATTGCGAGCAATGCCTGAGAACAAAACACTGACATGATGAGATCTCACCGAGATGTCCCGTAGTAGCAGACAAGGACACTGGCATAAATAGACctaaaaacattacagaaatatTAGATACAATAGTAACTACAATATTAGATCAACAGGATTGTACAAAGAAGCCCTTAAACAGCTGAGCTGTGTTTACTGACACAGGACTGACACAGGATGGAAAAAACACGCTACCATGGAAACGTGGCCAGACTGCAGTAACTTTATACCAAACATCCTCACGTGTCTGCTTCACACAGCGGTCTCTACGTTAGTAACAAAATCCGGACAACTCCAAACATTTACCTTACCGTGTGTAGCATTAGGTAAAGTGAATATGTAAGTTTACAATACAGAATAAAAGTTATCGATGCAACTGACTACTTCCCTCTCTCTAAAAAAGCAACTTGTGAATAACAAGACCAGAAACAATAACAAAGTTATGCGTTTCTGTGCTAGCAATTACAAATGTGTAGTCCCAGCCGTGGCGTTTGCAGTTAATCTATATAAAGAAACCCCGGCACTCGACTCATAAAAGGCTGTGAGCGGCTGCATCTTAAAGCTGGAGCAGAGTTCGGTGCTAGCGAAAAACCGAGTATTCTTACAGCACTATGCTCGTTATTGCCGATAGCACCGTGACAAACCTGAGGAGTATCGTTACCATCTACTGTGTGTGACATGCGACTGAAATATGACACTGTATGACGTTCTCCCAGTTTAGGCCTGAACGCTACTAGCCAGCAGGTTGAGGGGAACGCTAATAGCTAATTGCGATAACGTTATACGGCCGACCACTTCGTCTAAAGTTTAGCTAGCTATGCTATCCTAGCTAGCTCAGCTACTGTATGCGATGCGAAATGGctttagctaagatagctaactacAATAATCGAGTAAGTACCTCCGCACCGGAAAATTCCGGTTCGTAGACGTTTTCCGCCGTTAGACAGCAACCGTCTGATTTGGTGACGGCTCGGATGACCGGCAGGCTCCGTGTCTGAGGAGATCCTCGCGAACCTGAGGGTCAAATGTCTTCAGTGTCAACGGCACGCCGGCAAAACAGTTTGTTATAGAAACGAAATTAGCCATTCACAACAGCTAGGTACTCCTCGCTAACAAAACTAGACAACAATCGCTcggttttactgttttattattatctGCTGGAGCCTAGCATATGTAAAGCTATCTTAGCTTAGCGATCCGCTAATGTTCAACCGTCACTCAAGCCCACAGCCTCACTCAGCGCGAGGAGGCTCGGATGAGTGGTGCGAGTGACGTCAACGACTAACTGCGCCAATGGAAGAGGGTGACGCAGGCTGGCGGCGGCCAATCGGCCGCATGGATCTGGACAGGCGATGGCTGAACGCTCCTTGATCAGGAGACTGATCTTAGATCAGCTGTTGTCACACATTTGACAATAGTTGTGTTCAAAAATCGGAAAGCACTTGTTACAGGATCGGCGAGTTGCTGAAGTATCAAATTACGGTTTCGAAATGGCTGGTAGTTCTCGTTTACACACATTTTGCAGCTGTTTTGTTGCCCGTAGCAACTGTATATTTGTGTCCCATACTTACAAACATAGTCTCGTATTCACgcatattaaaacaacaatcaTGGACATTTAAAACTTAAAGGAATATAAGAACTCTACTATATGTTAATCCTA from Electrophorus electricus isolate fEleEle1 chromosome 17, fEleEle1.pri, whole genome shotgun sequence carries:
- the letm2 gene encoding LETM1 domain-containing protein LETM2, mitochondrial; translation: MSVFCSQALLAMARSRGSCLLYKHHSPLPSSACTRYHSALVGRTVLSFSGPLLLDCCSAPYVQQHVCVSVRTLHSSWAWLQETKDCPASAEPAQRGTGSQPSSMGSTAVARRSLGQRVLDELKHYYHGFRLLGIDTKIAGRMVWRLLHGQQLTRRERRRLMRTCADLFRLLPFMVFIIVPFMEFLLPVFLKLFPEMLPSTFETESKKEEKQKKGLAAKLELAKFLQETIAEMARRNKAAATGDETQKFSTYVQQVRHTGEQPSTKDIVRFSKLFEDELTLEHLERPQLVALCKLLELQPIGTNNLLRFQLLLQLRTIKADDEMIVKEGVAVMNAVELQAACRSRGMRSLGLTTDQLREQLQQWLDLHLNENIPPSLLLLSRAMYLTDLNPKAPVIPPLPKMEKSIVSAPENEVSGSEKPLSSSMEVMVDSAPVIKDRKGEELVEKPQGLNMPSSEAQLLHAKGAEMAQKSKMSSANGL